CCATCCGCAGAGAGCGTCAGCAACCTCGGGGGCTGACTCAGTAGAAGCAAACACTCCAGAGAGGTGTCAATCCACTCGGTTTTATTgatgagccccccacccccaccctgggttCTCTTCAAAGTTGGAGACACAACTGTGAATCAAATTGTgacacccctctcccctcagggCAGTAACTCGGGGTCCCGGACAGGGCTTGGACCCTGGCTTCACTCATTTCAAACTCCGAGTTCATTCCTAAGTGATAAAATCTGTCACAGTGAAGGAGAACCAAAGATGAGGCCCTGGCCTGACCTTTATTAGTCACTGACTGGTAGAGatgggggggctgggtgggggtgatCAGGCATGTTCTGCTCTGCGGAGCTGGTCTCGGCTAATTCCTGTTCATAGTCTCATGAATCCAGTCCACATATTTGCAGACTTTCGTGTAGACGCCAGGCTTTTTGGTGACAGCACATGGATCCTGGCCCCAAGAGATAATGCCTTGAAGAGACCCATTGCAGACCAGAGGGCCTCCAGAATCACCCtgggaaaaacagagagagaaccaGTGAGAGAAGAAGGGGCgtgggctggagctggagcacagaggggagggcattcaCCTTCACGTGGgcaacccgggcttgatccccggcatctcataggatcccctgagtctgccaggagtgatctctgagcacagagccaggagtaagctctaggcattgccaggtgtggtgaCCACCCCCCGACAcccaccccaaagaaaagagagaagaaaagagagggaaggcCACAGAGACAGAACAAGGCTGAGCTTGGGGTTGTGGAGGGGGgaaggccagggcagggcagacACAAGGATGGGGCTGCAAACAGATTATGGGAGCGAGCAAAGATGAGGGGAGAGTGGGAAATGCAGTCGGGGTTGGACATGCACGTGGGGAGCGGGGAGGAGTCCGGATCACACTGCAAACAGAAAAATGGGATCTGGGACTGGAGGTGGGTGTAGGGCTGCATGGGGCCTCGGGAGGGGGTGGACATTGAGGCTGGGAAGGTGCAGGGGGTGCTCGGGGCCGCCCCTCTCACCTGGCAGGAGTCTTTGCCCTCTTCCCGGACGCTGGCACACACCATGGTGTCTGTGATGTTGCCGGGGTAGGCGTTCTCACACTCCTTATGCTCGATGATGGTGATGTTGGCGCATCGCAGGGTGTGGGGCAGGTGCACTGCGGAAGGAGCGGAGGGGAGGAGTGGTGGGGGGTGAGTGTGCCCTCCTCTCTCCCCGAGCCCAGCCCCCTTCCTGCCCGCCAGCTGCCGCTCCTTTACAGGGCTCTCCTGCCCACCACCCTGCAGGCTTGGGAGGCGTGTGTGAGGATTCATTCTCAgtttagagagaagaaaagcaagctTCGGAGAGCAGAGCCCATCAAAGTCTAACTCCAGGGgtcggagccatagcacagcgggtagggcatctgccttccacacggccgacccgggttcgattcccagcatcccatatggtcccctgagcaccgccaggggtaattcctgaatgcagagccaggagtaacccctgtgcatcgccaggtgtgacccaaaaagaataaataaatatataaataaataaataaataagtctgaCTCCAAGGTCCAAACTTTGGTCTCCACCAACCCGGCTTACTCGTTCCACtctagtttatttttttggggggtggtattttggggccacactcaggagtcctcagggctaactcctaattcttggggttcactcctggcagtgcaagggatggaactggagttAGCCATAtcgaaggccagtgccctacccactagactatctttctggccctttgcACTCAACACACCCCACCCACACACTATCGATGCCCCCCTCTGGTATCACAGGAGCCCACCTCTGAaggttctctctcctcccacctgtCCACCATCACAAATGCCCCTCCCCCTACCACCTCCATGTGTCCCTCTGGAACCCCTACACTGGGGGCTGGATGTGGTGCCCCAGCCAGAGATGAGGCAGCGGGTGCCAGCAGCGACACAGCGTGACGACAGGGTGAGGGGCCTCACTGCCCGGGTGATGAGGGCAGGCGTGGCCATCTTCACCAACATGATGTCATTGCGGTGGTCTTTGTTGGGGAGGCTGTTGTTGAAGTCAGGGTGCGGGAAGGACTCCGTGGCTGTCCGCATCTGCTCACAGCCATCCTGTCGCTGGAGGTTGTGCTCTCCCAGATGGACTAAGTACCGGCTGAGGTGAGGAAGGGGGTGTTCAGAGGTGGGAGGTGGACAGAgacatggtggggggagggtggacaCAAGGGAAGACGCCTGAGCTGAGCCCACCGCCTGCCTCACCTTCGTCATCCCCCAGGAAAGCCCCCCTTCCGGGGCCCTCTGCAACCGCACCTGCAcccgccttccccccccccccacgccaccTCTGCTCCCACCCTGACGTCAGGGCTCCCCTGCCCGCATGCACCCTTGCAACCCAAACCCTGCCTGACCCCTCTCGTTCAggtcccccctcccagccccgcgcTGGCCCCCGCACCCACGGCTTGCGGCAGTGTGCGGCAGTCAGGAGCCATCTGGGGGCGATGAGCGTGGCCCCACACAGCAGCCGGGTTTTCTGGAACAGGGCCACCTGCCAAGGTTGCGAATGGGGGCGGCACTCGTACCCCTTGATGATCCTGGTCTCTCCTCCCACATGCCCTAGAGCGTTGGGGGGGGGCGGAAGTAGGGGAATGCTCAGACATGCTCAGACTCCCCGAGATagtcaggggagaggagggacggTCAGGAGGGGGGACCTGGAGGGGCTGGCCAGGGCTCAGTGGGGAATGACTGCAACGCTCTTCCACTGGCCGGTCAGGGACCACCTTCCCCACCTCCTTCCCTGCAGTCCCGGAACTCTCCTGGCTCCCTCCCCATTCTCAGCCGGAATCACACCCAGACTGAGGCTTCCGATGGTCACACTCAGACCCGCTCTGGGCGAGTCTCTACTCTGAGTCTTGGCCCAGTAAACTCCAGACATAGGGGGGCCCCGTCACCCCGCCGTACCTGTCATCAGAGCGAGCATGAACAGTCGCACGAGCTTCATGGCCTGGAGAGAGGAGCCCCAGGTGCTTCTAGGAATGGGGGAACACGGGTCACGTCACCCTCTGGGGTAGTGGGGGGATTGTTCCTGCCTCTCCAGTACCCTGACTTCCCCCGACTCCCCCGACTCCTTGGCTCTGAGCTCCCTGGCACACCCACCTCCAGAGCCTGCCGGGGAAACCTGGGGTGGGGGATAAACCCTTGGAGGGACCTGCCCAGTGCCAAAAACTTCCAGTCCCCAAGGATGACAGCGAAGTGGCTGAGAGCCCTTGACTGCGCAAGCAACAAACAGGCCTCTGGCCGCGCGCGGATCTCCCGATTATCACCACAAAATGTGCTCCGAGGCCCATTTTGGAGAATGTTTTCTCACCTCACTGGGACCtggccccagcagcctggggcaggggggaaaGGAAAGTGGGAACGCCTTCCCGGGAAGATGGAAGATATAAGCCCTCTGCGAGGTGGCGGGGCTAAGAGAGAGCTCAGccaggggaggggtgctggggggccttCAGCTGCAgaacccccggccccgcccctcctgcgaGAGGCGGCAGATTCAGCTGGGAGGAGCTCAGGGTGCCCTGGGCTGCCCTGgtcagcgggggcgggggtgcagggctggactcggTGACCGGAGCTGAGGTCACAGAGTTGGGGGGGTGCATCTGGTAAGAGACCCGGAGAGTGGGGGTCTCTCCCCCGCAGAGCCGACAGGAACAGAGCAGAGCGAGGGACAGAGGGCGGAGGGGAGCGGAGGCGTGCTGTCCCCCCACAGGCAGACACCGAGGGGCCTGCCCTCCCCCTCTGGACTCACGGGGCGCGCTGGGGCTGGGACTCAGGGGGCCGGTGGTGGTGGCAGCTGCGGCAATCTGGGTCTTGGCGCCAGGCAGCAGGTGACTCGGCCTCCCGGCCCTGCCTGCtcgcctggggggtggggtgtgcgcGGGGGCCCTCCCAGGCGGCCCGCCTGCCTCTGTCACCTCTCCAAGTCCCCTGGTTCCTGCTTCTCTCAGTTTCTCCTTGCCGCGTCCCGCCGGGCCATCCTCCCTTCTgctgcctctccccgcccccgtgGCTGTCCCTGGCTGTCCCAGCTGTCTCTGGCGGCGGCCTCTGGGGCTGTCCCTCTGTCCTCGCTCAGACTcggtctctctgcctctccccagccctggccgagggggcccctctccagcctcctggggccccgccctcctccccgcgCTCAGGTGAGGGGGGGAACTGGGGCGCCGCGCAGGTGGGGTGGCTGGGGCGGGCGAGGGGCAGGAcgggaggctggggaggcaggTCGGGGCCTGCGGGGCCCGCAAGGCAAACATCAGCAGCGCCGGCCCCCTGCGCCGCGCCCCCCACGCCGGCTCCTCGGGGGGCTTCGCAGCGGTGTGGCTCCTTCCCGGCGCCACCTTCTCTCTGCCCCGTCGGGCTgcgggacccccaggcccccgccaCGTCGGGCCGGGGCGCCCGGGACACTTACTGGACTTGGGCCCTCGGTCCGACGACTTCCCGGTTCTGAGGCACCCCTGTTTCCCGGCTCCTTGGCTCTGGGCTGGGTCTCCCTCCGGCTCCGGCCCTCCGTGCTCCCCTCAGCAGCTGTGAAGCAACGCTGTGGGGTAGCAGCCTGCCTCTTCCGACCACGGTGACGCGCGCAGACGGCTCCACCCTGGTGAggctcagtttcttcatctgtgagATGGGGGTGACGGCCCTGCcttggggagagggagtgggggggcaaCGCGGAGTCCAGGAGAGCCCTTAAGCCTTCTGCTCACCCCTCACTCTTGCCCCTCCTGAACCTCCCTTCCATACATCTAGGGAGAGGGCGCCccaggtttggggggtggggaccacCTGAAGACTCAGGCTGAGGGGTTTTTGCTCCCCGCGGCTGCGCCCCGTCCAGCGTCGGCACAGACCTGTTAAAATAAACCCACATCCCCCATTAAACATAACTGTGCCTGCTCACCTCTAGCCGAGTTGCAACTGGCTGGTTTGGAAGAATGTTACATTTTATAGACATTCCATTAAATGGCCATGAATTTCGATTTTACAGTTTCATTTGAGAGTTCTGGAGCCCATaatttccacccccacccctcctggtCCTTCACAGGTGCTGGGAAGGTTGTAAGCTCTGGGTTCTCTTTCCTCTTGCATTGGCCCTCggtattgttgttgtttgtttattcctATACTTATTGCTTTTATTGTTATAAGAAAGTTTCCCTGACTGCAGAGAGAACTGAGcgggctggagcacacgctttgcatccAAGAGACCAGGATTTCCCTCgcgggggtcccctgagcattgtcaggaacAACAACCTGCTCCAAGTAGGGCAGGGAATAGTCCCTGCACACtgatggtgtggccccaaaatttgctaaaattaaaaaacgtatgtg
This Sorex araneus isolate mSorAra2 chromosome 8, mSorAra2.pri, whole genome shotgun sequence DNA region includes the following protein-coding sequences:
- the KLK11 gene encoding kallikrein-11; the protein is MKLVRLFMLALMTGHVGGETRIIKGYECRPHSQPWQVALFQKTRLLCGATLIAPRWLLTAAHCRKPWASSLVSTLPPPCLCPPPTSEHPLPHLSRYLVHLGEHNLQRQDGCEQMRTATESFPHPDFNNSLPNKDHRNDIMLVKMATPALITRAVRPLTLSSRCVAAGTRCLISGWGTTSSPQLHLPHTLRCANITIIEHKECENAYPGNITDTMVCASVREEGKDSCQGDSGGPLVCNGSLQGIISWGQDPCAVTKKPGVYTKVCKYVDWIHETMNRN